In Kineococcus endophyticus, the genomic window GGCCCAGTCCGGAACCACCGTGCGGATGCAGGTCGTCCCGTACTCGGAGGTCCTCACGGCCGTCGACACCGGGTTGCGGACGGACTCCCCGCCGGACCTGTTCCGCGTCAGCTACACCGATGTCGCCGCCTACCGGGGGCAGAAGGTCCTCGCGAACCTCACCGACGCGGACACGCTCAAGAGCTCGTTCCTGCCTGCGTTCTGGGCCGCCGTCACCGACAGCGAGGGCACGTTCGGCATCCCGCACCACACCGACACCTCGATGGTGCTGCTGAACACCGCGGCCGTCGCCTCCGCGGGCCTGGGCACGCTGCCCACGACGCTGGACAGCGCGTGGACGTGGGAGCAGTTCGCCGACGCCCTCGGGCGCATCCAGCCGTCCCGGGCCGACACGTACGCGTTCGCGGCGAACTGGCAGAACGCCGGCGCCTACCGCTGGCTGAACTTCGTCGACCAGGCCGGGGGCCGGCTGCTCAGCGAGGACCTGACGAGCGTCGCGACCGACGACGCCGGGGCCCTGAAGGCGCTCACCTTCACGCGCGACCTGTTCCGCAAGCAGCTCACGCCGCAGAACGCCTCGGCGCGCGGCCAGGCGGCCAGCGACCTGTTCCTCAACCAGACCGTGGCCACGGCGTTCGCGGGCGACTTCCTGCTGAGCGAGATCGAGGGCGGCGGGTTCGAGTACTCCGCCACCTTCCTGCCGCGCGACGTCAACGCCTCGGCCGACCTCGGCGGCAACGCCCTCGTGGCGGTGGAGGCGAGCTCGCGCAAGGAGAAGGCGCTGGAGTTCCTCACCTACTGCGCCCAGGCCGAGCAGATGTCCGCGTTCTGCACCGAGGCGTCCGTGCTGCCGACCCGCGAGGACATCGACGCCTCCACGCTGCAGTACCCCGTGCGCCCCGACCTCATGGCGCTGTACGTGGAGCAGGCCAAGGCCATCCGCGAACCCCTCGTCCAGCAGGTCGTCGTGCCGAGCTTCAGCGCGGTCAACGCGCAGCTGCGCGACCGCCTCGACGAGGTGTTCCTCGGTTCCGACGACGACGCGACCGCCCTGAAGCGGATCACCGACGGCGTCGCGTCGGTGCTGCAGACGTCGTGAGCACGGCCACGACCACGCGGGGGGTGGCCCGGGGGGCGACCTCGCGGCGACCGGCGGTCCGTCGCTGGGCGACGTCCTACGTGATGCTGGCCCCGGCGCTGCTGCTGTTCGGCGTCTTCGTGCTGTACCCGCTCGTCGGGGCCGTCCGGATCTCCCTGACCAACTCGACGGGGATCGGCCAGGCGCAGTTCGTCGGGCTGGCCAACTACCGGGCGATGCTGTCGGACGACACGTTCTGGCAGGCGGCCGGGAACACGGCGCTGCTGGCCGTGGTGTCCGTCCCCGTCAGCCTGGCCCTCGGCCTCGCGGTGGCGGTGCTGCTGCGCGACCGCATCCCCGGTGGCGGCCTGTTCCGGGCGGTGTTCCTCGCGCCCTACGTCATCTCCGGGGTCGTCGTCGCGATGGCGGGCCGGTGGGTGTTCGACCAGAACGTCGGCATCGTCGACCGCGTCCTGGCGGGGGTCGGGCTGCCGCAACCGGACTGGCAGTCGGACGGCACGGCCGCCGCGGTCTCGGTCGTGCTGGTCCTGCTGTGGGCGCGCACGGGCCTGGCCGTCATCCTCTACCTCAGCGCGCTGCAGGGCGTCGACCGCGACGTGCTCGAGGCCGCCGAGCTCGACGGCGCCTCGTCCTGGCAGCGGCTCAAGGACGTCGTGTGGCCGCTCATGCGCCCCACCACGTTCTTCCTCACCGTGATGATGGTCATCGAGACGTTCCAGGTCTTCGACATCGTCTGGGTCATGACGAAGGGGGGACCCGCGGGGTCCACCGAACTCCTCGTCACGTACGCCTACAGCCAGGGCTTCGCCGCCCGCCGCGAGGGCTACGGGTCGGCCATCGGCGTCGTCGTGTTCGTCGTCGTGCTCGCGGCCACCGTCCTGTGGTGGCGGGCCCAGCGGTCGAGCGAGGACGACCAGTGAGCGGTGTCCGCGCGCCCGAACGGGCGCGGACCGACGTCGGGGTGAGCCGTGGCCCCCGCGAGCGGCGGGGCGCCCGGCGCGGCAAGGTCCTCGTCCTCGTCGTGCTCAGCCTGGTCTGGCTGTTCCCGCTGTACTGGATGCTCGTCACGGCGGTCTCGCCCCGCGACGACCTGGCCTCCGGCCGGATCGGGATCGTCCCGACGACGTTCGACCCCGGCGGTTTCACGCGGGCCCTCACCCAGTTCCCCGTGCTGCAGTGGGCGCAGAACTCCCTGGCCATCGCCGTCGTCGCCGTCGTCATCACGGTCGTCGTCGACGTCACGGCGGGGTACGTGCTGGCCAAGCACCGGTTCCCGGGGCGGGCGGTGGTGTTCTTCCTCATCATCGCCACCCTGATGATCCCCGTGCAGGTGCTGCTCATCCCGCAGTTCGACCTCGTCAACTCCCTCGGGTGGATCAACTCCTACTGGGCCGTGATCATCCCGCGGTCGGCGGAGGCGTTCGGGGTGTTCCTGGCGCGCCAGTACTTCCTGTCGCTGCCCGACGAGCTGCTCGAGGCCGCCCAGCTCGACGGGGCCGGGCAGCTGCGGACGCTGTGGTCGATCGTGCTGCCCCTGTCGCGACCGCTCGTCGCCGTGCTCGTGGTCATGACGTTCATGTACCGGTGGAACGAGTTCGCCTGGCCCCTGGTGGCACTGCGCAACCCCGACCTCTACACGCTCCCGGTCGGGTTGTCGTTCCTGCAGAGCCAGTACACGACGGACTACCCGGCCCTCATGGCCGGGGCGCTCGTCTCGGTGCTGCCCGTCCTCGTCCTGTTCGGCATCGCCCAGCGGCAGTTCGTCGCCGGCATCGCGCGCAGCGGGCTGAAGTGAACGCCCCCGTCACCCCGCACCAGATGGCCGACCGGTACGCCGAGGCCTTGGGGGCGGACGCCGGCGCAGAACTCCTGGAGTTCGACCTCACCGGGTTCGACCGGACCGGGATCCCGGTGACGGGCACCGTCTGGCGCCCCCACCCGGGGGCCCCGGGCTCCGGTCACGGCGTCGGCTACGGCGCGGACCCGGCGGCCGCCCGCCGGGGCGCCCACGGCGAACTGGCCGAGCAGGTGCTGCTGGACCGGCACCTCCTGACCTGCGCGCCCGTGGTGGCGACGTTCGCCGAACTGCTCGCCGCCCGCGGACCGGGCGGGGTCGTCGACCCGGTCGAGCTCGTCCTGCCCGCGGGGAGCCGCTACACCCCGGACCTGCCGCTGCGCTGGCTGCCGACGCGGCGCTGGCGCACGGGGGAGGAGGTGCTCGTCCCCGCCGAGTTCGTCGCCCCGCACGCCGGCGGGGTCCGCGGCGGGCCCCCGCCCGGGGGTTTCCTCACCACGCCCATCACGAACGGCATGGGCGCCGGGGACACCCTCGAACGGGCCGTGGCCCACGGCATCGGCGAACTGCTGCAGCGCGACGGGGACACCGTCTCGTTCCGGGCCCTGGAGGAGGGCGTCCTCGTCGACGGGGTGGCCGACCACCCCGCGACGGCGGACGTCTGGGCCGCGCTGGTGGCCGCGGGCCTGGAACCCCAGGTCAAGCTCGACAGCACCGAGTTCGCCGTCGTCGTGCACGCCGTCGCCCGCGACGCCGACCCCGAGGCGGCGCCGATGGCCGTCACGGCCGTGGGGGAGGCCGCCGCGCTCGACGCCGCGGGGGCGGCCCGCAAGGCGTTGCTGGAACTGGCCAGTTCCCGCGCGCGGCGCGCGTTCGCCTTCGGGCCGCTGGACCCGGTGCGGACCCGGTTGCGGCCCTACTGGGCGGCCGAGGAACGTGCGCCGCTGCCGGAGTCCGAACCCCGGGCGCTGGAGGCGATGGCGGACTGGACGCACCGCTCGGGGGCCGAGCTGTCCCGGCTCGTGGAGCCGCTCCTGCGGGTCACCTCCCACGTCGCGCTGGGGGAGCTGCCCACCGCCCCGGACCGGGAACCGGCCGACGAGCTGACGGAGCTGCTGCGGCGGCTGGACGGCTTCGACGTCCTCGTGCACGCCGTCGCGGTCGAGACGTCCCGCGGCCCCGTCCACGTCGCGAAGGTGCTCGTGCCGGGGCTGGAGGTGGAGACGCTGTCCTACCACCGCATCGGCGAGCGGGTGCTGCGACGGCTGCTGGACCGCGGGTCCCCCCTCGTCGGGCTCGGCGAGCCGGCCGGGGCGCGCCGGCCGGTCCTGCTGAGCGCGGCGGCGCGCGAACGGATCGGCGGGCCGGCGTGGTTCGACGTCGAGGTCGCCGACGCGACCGTGGGGGAGCTGTACCCGCTGTACCGCGAACCCGTCCGGCACGCCCCCCAGCGGCTGGACCTCTGACGGGTCAGGGGTCGGGGATCGTCACGACGAGGGCGAACCCGCCGTCCTGCGTCGGAGCGGCGTCGACCTGCCCGTCGAGCAGGGCCGCCCGCTCGCGCAGACCGAGCAACCCGTGCCGGGCGCTGGGCAGCTCCTGGGCGGGTTCGGTCGCGGGGCCGTTGCGGACCTCCACCCGCGTCCGCTCCCCGTCGTGGGCCACGACGACGGCGACCTGCGCGCCGGGGGCGTGCTTGCGGACGTTCGTCAGCCCCTCCTGGACGGCGCGGAACACGGCGCGCTGCACCGGCGCCGGGAGGTCGTCGGGGACCTGCAGCGAGCTGCGGACCGCGAGCCCGCACCCGGCGGTCAGCCCGTCGAGGTCGCGCACCCCGGGCTGGGGGGCGTCCTCGCGCACGCACCCCCCGGCCGTGCGCAGGACCTCGACCATCGACCGCAGCTCGTCGAGGGTCCGGACGCTGAGCTCGCGGATCGTCCGGGCCGCCGAGCGCGTCGGGTCGTCCGTCGAGGTCACCTGCAGCGCACCGGCCTGCACCGCGATGAGGCTCACCTGGTGGGAGACCACGTCGTGCATCTCGCGGGCCAGCACGGCCCGCTCGCGTTCCAGCGCCTCCCGGGCGGCGCGCTCGTCGATCTCGGCCAGCCGCCGCGACAGCTCGCGGCGGGTGACGACGAGCTCCCCCAGGGCCCACGGGGCGGTCGCGAAGATCAACCCGTAGAGGACGGCGCTGACCCAGTCGTCGAGGTCCTGCGGCAGTTCCGTCGCCACGAGGTTCCCGACGAACACGCTGAGCGCCGCGACGACACCGATGCGTCGCCGGGCCCCGGTGACGACGGCCAGCGAGAACACGACCACCATCGCCGCCAGCAGCGCGTAGCCCCAGAACAGGCCCACCGCCACGACGACGGCGCACACCCAGGGCAGGCGGCGGCGCAGCGGCAGGACCGCGGCGGCCAGCAGGGCGGAGACGAGGGCGCCCGTGGAGGAGTAGGGCAGGCCGATGAGCGCGTCGACGACGGCCAGCACCACCAGGCCCGCCTCGACGAGGACGGTCCGGCCGCTCGTCCGGCCGTGCGTCCCGGTGGTCACGTCGCCGTCCCCGCGGCCGGGAGCACGTCGGGTTCGCCGGGCACGTCCGGCGGGAGCCGGCGCGGACCGGCGCTCGCGGGGCGGGGCCGGTCCTGGCGGTGCAGGCGGATGGCGACCAGCGCGACGTCGTCGCCGGGGTGCTCCGGCAGGAGGTCGCGCAGCACCGCGTCGCACGTGGCGTCGACGTCCAGCGGGTACCCGTCCTCGTCGCGCGGTTCGCGTGCAACGGCTGCGCCCACCGCCTCGAGCAGACGGTCCAGGCCGACCTGCAGGGACTCTCCCCGGCGTTCGACGAGGCCGTCGGTGTACAGGAGCAGGGTGCTGCCGCGTTCGACGTCCACGGTGGACTCGTGTCGCCGGAGGTCGGGGTCGACGCCCAGGAGGAGGTCGCGCTGGCCCGGGCCGTCCAGCAGGCGGGGCACACCGGACCGGGACACCAGGACCGGTGGCGGGTGACCCGCCGTGGACCAGCGCAGCCGGGTCAGTCCCCGGCGGGTCAGGTCCTCGTCCTGCTCCAGACGGGCCACGACGGAGGTCGCGATCGTGCCGACCCGCAGCGTGCGCAGGGCCGCGTCCGTGGCGGTCAGCACCTCGGCCGGGCCCCGCCCGGTCCCGTGGCCCGCCATGACAGCGGCTGCGCGCACCAGGGTCCGCACCTGACCCATGGCGGCGGTCGAGGTCCGGTCGTGGCCCAGGACGTCCCCGATGACCAGGACGCTGGCGCCGTCCTCCTGCAGGAAGGCGTCGTACCAGTCGCCGCCCACCTGAGCGGCCTCCGCCGCCGGCAGGTAGCGGGTCACCACGTGGGCGTGGTCCGGCTGCGGCGGTTCGGTGAGCAGCGCGCGCTGCAGCGTCTCGGCGATCTGCACCTGAGCCCGGACGAGCCGGGCCTCGTCGATCGCGGCGCCGACGCGGTCGGCCACCGTCTGCACGAACGTCAGCACGTCGGCGCCGGGTCCGGCGGGGCGCCGGGCCGTGCCCGTGACCCGGGGATCGGCGCCGAGCTCGTCGACGGGGCTGGCGGCGGTGCGGGGGTGGACCGAGGCAGGTGCGGTGGAGCAGGAGCCGTCCCAGCACAGGCTGAGCACGCCGAGGACGCGTCCCCGGGCGCGGACGGCCACGGCGACGGCCGTGCGGGGCCGCAACCGCTCCAGCGCCTCGGCGGCCGGTCCGGGCAGCATCGTGGCCTGCACGCTGCCGGTGGTCCCGCTCTCGACGACCTGTGCCGCACCGGAGACCAGGGCGCGGACGAGGAACGGTGGGGCGACGGGCTCGTGCCCGTCCGCGGCGGCGCGCGCGTGGCCGCGGTAGGCCTGCAGGCGGTGGCGCGAGTACGTCTGCACGAGCTCGTCGCGCACGGGGTCGGCGTGCCGGGCCGCGAGGTCGTCGAGGTGCTCCAGCACGAGGTCCACCGCCTCGGCGTCGGCGGCCTGCAGGTCGCCGCCGCGGACGGCCCGCGCGAGGGCACCCACCGCGCTGTCGGCCCGCTCGGACTCCTCCAGCACCGTGACGACGCACCAGTCGGCCACGGTGGGCACGAGCAGCCCGGGCACGAGCCGGAGCGCGTGGTCGGGGTCGCGGTGGGCGCTCAGCTCCTCGCTGACCCGGGCGAGCAGCTGGGCCCGCTCGGCCGCCGTCTCCGCGGCCCGCTGCGCCTCGACCCGGTCGCTGACGTCGAGGAAGTACAGCGCCAGGGACGTCCCCTCGGGGACCGCGCGGACCTCGTACCAGGCGTCCAGCGGCGGGGGGTAGTAGGCGTCGAAGACGAACGGCCCGCCCCCGTCGAGGGCGCGGCGGTACCCGGCCTCGAAGGCCGTCCCGACCGTCGCCGGGAACAGCTCCCAGAGCGAGGCCCCGAGGAGCTCACGGCGCGTCAGGCCGAGCGCGACCTCGGCCTGGGTGTTGGTGTAGGTGATGGGCCACCGCTCGTCGCTCGTGTCGAGGACGAGGTAGCCCGCCGCCATGGACTCGGTGATCTGCTCGACCCTGGCGCGGGTCTCCTCCAGGGAGCGCGCCAGCTCCTCCTCCGCCGTGACGTCGTCGACGATCACGCACAGACCCGTGACCTCGGTGTCCGAGCCCGGGCGGTGCACCGGGTGGAAGGACAGCGACCAGTGCCGAGGCCGCCCCGGTCGCGCGCTGACCTCGCCGGACAACCGGACGTCCCGCATGGGGACGCCCTCGGCGATCACCCGGCGGTAGAGCTCCTCGGCGCGCGCACCGGTCTCCCCGTTGACCTCGCTGGGCGTGCGGCCGACGAGCTCGGCCACGGGCCGCCCGTTCATCTCCGCGAGCACCGTGTTGACACGGACGTGCCGCAGGTCGAGGTCGAACACGCCGATGCCGAGCGGGGCGCCCTCGAGCAGCGAGTCGAACTGGGCGGCCGCTGCCGCCTCGGGGTCCTCGGGGGATCGCGAGCCCACGTGAGTGTCCACCTGCGTCCTGGATCGGGTGCCTGCGCTTCCGGTCGCCCTCGCCTCGAGCGCACCGAGTATCGCCGACGATCAGGCGTGCAGGCGGCACAACGCCGTGTTGGACGTCCACAACCGGACCCCGGTACCGGTCAACGCGGCGTCACCGGGCCGTCGCGGGTCGTGGTCGGTCCCCCCGAGCCACGCCCACGACGCCGGCGCCCGGCCGATCGCGGCCGTCAGGCGACGCACCGGTTCGAGCACCTCCGACACCACCCGCTCGGGGGAGTCCACGGTCGCCGACGCCGCGTGCGTCGCGCTGTGCGCGCACACCTCGTGGCGGGTCGACAGCTCCGTCAGCTCCTCCCACGTCATCGCCAGCCGGCCGGCCGGGTGCTCGAGCACGCCGTACTCGTGGGCGCGGGCGAAGTCCCGCTGCCGGTCCGGCGGGACGTCGAGGAAGTCGGTCGGCGGGTAGAACCAGCCCACGAGACCGACCTCCTCCAGGGCGGGGAGGGCGACCTGCACGGCGCTCGCGAACCCGTCGTAGAACGCGGGCACGATCCCCGGCCGCGAGGCGTCGGGCCAGCGGCCGGTGGCGCAGAAGGCGTGCACGTCCGCGGCCCGCACGGGGGTGAAGCGCTCGGCGTACCAGTGCAGGTCGCGACGGAACTCCTCGGCCCGGGAGACGGGGGTGTCGTGGTAGTTCACGACCCGCAGCAGACGGCCGGCGACGAACGCGTCGGCGACCCGGCCCACCTCCGCGTCCCGCACGGCCCGTGGCGGCACGACGCTCCCGGGCGGGCGCCAGGCCGACAGGGCGCGGGGCGGCTGCGCCGGTGCGCGGGCCGGTTCCGGTCGCAGCTCGAGGTCGCCGAGCACGGCGAGCACGTCCTGCACGGTGACGTCGGCGTCGGCGGCGGTCAGGACGTCCCACACCTCGCGGACGCGGGCGGCGAGCGCCGGCTCACCGTGCTGGGGTTCGGGGGAGCGGGAGCCCGGGTCGACCCGCAGGTAGGTGGCGACGCCGGCGCGCTCCTCGTCCTCGGCGGCGACGGCCTGCGCGGCCCGCAGGTAGGACGGGCGCTGGTCGTCGCCGGAGGTCACGCCCCCGTTCTAGCCGCGGGCACCTGGTCCCGCACCTGGTCCCGCACCTGGCCCCGCACGACGGTCCGGTCCCGCCCCAGGCCCTTGCCGCGGTAGAGCGCCTCGTCGCAGTGCCCGAGGACCGCGGCCGCGCTCGCCCCGGGCGTCCACTGCGCCACCCCCACCGTGGCCGTCTGGGCGTGCGGCACGGCGGCCCGGATGCGGTCGGCGACCTCGGCCGCCGCGGCCGCGGTGCAGCCGGGCAGGACGAGGGCGAACTCCTCCCCGCCCCAGCGGCTGATCGAGTCGCCGGGCCGCAGCTGCTCGCCCGCGACCCGTGCGAAGTCGCGCAGCAGGTCGTCGCCGATGAGGTGGCCGTAGGCGTCGTTGTAGCGCTTGAAGTGGTCGAGGTCGACGAGGGCGAACGTCAGCGGGGCACCCGTGCGCTCGGCGACGGCCACCTCGTGGGCGACAACACGGTCGAAGTGGCGGCGGTTGCCGACGCCGGTGAGGGGGTCCCGCTCGACGGCCACGACGAGCTGCTCGAGCAGCGCCGTGCGGGCCAGGGTGTGCGCGGCCTCCCCGGCCAGCGTCTGCACCATCGAGGCCAGGGGCCCGGGGAGGGCCTCGACGCGACGCTGCCAGACGACGCCGAGGACCCCGACGGGACGGCCGTCGGCGCCCAGGACCGGCTGCCACACACCGGACTGCGTGCGCGTGCCCGTGAGCAGGCGACGGTTGGCGTCGGGGTGGGACGGCACGTCGGCGACGAACAGCTGCTGCCCGCCGGCCAGCACGGTCAGCGGCAGCGCCCGCTCGGTGGCGGGGTCCAGCACGAGGAAGGAGTCGTCCTCGATGCCCACGCTGGCCGTCGCGACGAGGCGCTCGCCGTCGGGTCCCGTCCTCGTCTGCAGCAGGTAGACGGCGTCGGCCGCGGTGAGGTCGCGGACCGCCTCGCAGACGGCGGTGCGGGGGTCGTCGGCGGTGGCGACGGTGCGCGAGGCGCGGGCCAGCGCCCGCATCTGTCCCGCGTACCGGGCCAGTTCCTCGTGCGCGGCCTGCAGCGAGTCCTGGTGCTCCCGGTCGGCCGTGACGTCCTGCAGGGCCACGACGGCGCCGAGGAGCTCACCGGAGTCGGCGAGCATCCGCCGGCCCGTGCACCGGACCCGGCGCTCGTCGCCGGACGCGGTGCGCACCAGCAGGTCGACGGCGTCCACGGACCCCTCCGCGAGCACGCGCAGCAACGGGGTCTGCGCGCCGGTCAGCAGGGTGCGACCGTCCGGGCCGTACAGGCCGTAGCGCTCCGCGTGCGCGTCCGGGCCCAGCGCCGGGTCGGCGTCGCCGAACCAGCGGCGCGCCGTGTCGTTGAACATCACCAGGTGGCCGGCCGGGTCGGCCACGACGATGGCCACCTCCACGGAGGCCAGGACGGCCCGGGTCAGCTCACCCTGGCGGGCGCTGCGCAGCGCGTCGCGGCGCCGGGCCAGGAGGGCCACGACGACCGCGCCCAGGTCCTCCAGAGCGCCCAGCCGGGCCGCGGTGAGCGTCCGCGGGGCCTCGTCCATCGTGCACAACGTCCCGAGGACCCGGCCGTCGGCCGCGGTGAGCGGCACGGAGGCGTAGCCGCGGACCGCGGCCAGCCGGCCGTCCACGAGGGGACTCCTGCGCAGCACCGGGTCGGCCGCGGCGTTGGCGACGTGGACGGACCGGGCGGAGGTGACGGTCAGCTCGCACGGGGTGTCGACCAGCGCCAGCCGCTCCCACGTCGGGCGCAGGGGCCCGTCCCCGGTCGAGGCGACCCGCAGGAGGTCGTCGCCGTCCAGGACGGTGACGCACGCGACGGCCATCCCCGTCAGTTCCGCGGCGACCCGGGCGACGGCCGTCACCTCGGGGTCGCCCACAGGGCCGCCCACGGGGTCCACCTCACCGGTCCTCACACGCGTTCGGTTCGGCACGCGGCGGCCCCGGCTTGAGCAGCGGCGGCCAGGTCGGCGGCGGGGGCGGGCCGGGCGAAGAGGTACCCCTGCGCCAGCGGGCACCCGAGCTCGGCGAGCAGGTCGGCCTGCTCGGGCGTCTCCACCCCCTCGGCGACGACGAGCAGACCGAGGCTGCTCGACAGCGACAGCAGCGCCTGCAGCAGTGCGGTCCGCCGCTGGGACGTCGTGATCGCGGCCGTGAACGCGTGGTCGAGCTTGAGGTAGTCGGCGGGCAGGGTGTCGAGGCGGCTGAACGAGGACCAGCCCGTCCCGAAGTCGTCGATGGCCACGGCGGCACCCGTCGCCCGCAGCCGGCGCAGGGCGTCCAGCGCCGCGGGGGAGGAGGCGTCGACGACGCTCTCGGTGACCTCGACGACGAACTGGTCCAGGGGCCAGCCCTCCTCGCGCACGGTGGCCACCGTCCGCTCGACCCAGCCGTCGGCGACGATCTCGCGGCCCGAGACGTTGACGGTCAGGAGCAGGTCCGGTCCGTGGGCTGCGGCCAGCAGGTGCGCGCCCCGGCACGCGGCGGCCAGGACCGCCGCACCGAGCGGGACGACGAGACCCGTGGTCTCCGCGACGGCCACGAACTCGTCGGGACGGACCGGGCCGCGGGAGGGGTGGGTCCAGCGCGCGAGGGCCTCGGCTCCCACGACCCGGCCGGTGGCCGGTTCGACGACCGGCTGCAGCCAGGCCTCCACGTCGCCGGCCGCCAGGGCCCGCTCGAGGTCGGCGGCCAGCTCGAGGGAGTCGCCGTCGTCGAGGCGGCACCGACCGCGTCCGGCGAGCTTGGCGGCGTAGAGGGCGGCGTCCGCGCGGCGCAGCAGGTCCGTCCCCGACTCCCCGGAGACCCGCCCCGCCACCCCGGCCGACCAGCCGACCGCGGTGTGCGCCCGCACGCTGTCGAGCAGCTCCAGCGCCGCGGTCCCGGTCCGGCCCGGCAGCAGCACGGCGAACTCGTCCCCGCCGAAGCGGGCGACGACGGCGTGGGCGGGGAGCTCGCGGCGCAGCACGTCGGCGAAGTCCTCCAGCAGCGCATCGCCCGCGGCGTGGCCCTGCCGGTCGTTGACGGCCTTGAAGTGGTCGACGTCGAGCAGCGCGAGCCCCAGGTCGCCGTCCCGGGTGACGGGCAGGACGGCGTCCAGCGCCGCGTCGAAGCCTCGACGGTTCCGCAGACCCGTGAGGGCGTCGCGGTGCGCGTCGGAGGCCCGGCGCACGAGCAGGCCGACGGCCGCGGTGACGACGAGGCAGACGACGGCGAGCGCCACGGCCACGCCGGGCGTGACGCCCTCGCGGCCGCGCAGCGCGACCGTGGCGGCCAGCAGCAGGGCGGTGAGGTGGGCCGCCGCCGGCCGGGTCGCGAAGAAGAAGACGACGTCGATCGCCACGAAGGCGTAGACGGCGGCCAGCGCCACCGCCGACGCGGTCGTCGGGGCCAGCGGGACCGCCCCCGTGATGAGCAGCGTCCCGGCCCCGACGACGACGTGGAACGCGGAGCGCCTCAGCCGCCGCCCCCACCGCAGCAGCCCCGCCCCGCAGACCAGGGCGGTGACCGCCAGAGCCAGGAGGGCCGAGCGCCGCCCCGGGGCCGGGAACGTCGCCGACAGGACCACCGCGAGGGCGGCGGTCCCGCCGGCGGCGTAGAACGCCCCGGCCGTCAGCGCCATGACCCGTGGGGTGGCCAGGGCGGGGGTGGTCCAGGCGCGCACGGTCACCTCAGCGGGGGAGGGTGAAGCTGCCGACGAGGGTGTCGAGCTCGGCGGCCGCGGTGGAGACCTCAGCGGCGGTCGCGGCGGTGCGGGTGGCGCCGGTGGTGGCCTCACCCGCGGCGGCCGCGATGCCCGAGATGTTCAGCGCGATCTCCTGGGAGCCGGTGGAGACCTCGGTGACGTTGCGGACCATCTCGCTGGTGGTGGCCGACTGCTCTTCGACCGCCGCGGCGATGGTGGCCTGCAGGCCGTCGATGCGGGCGATGACCTCGGTGATCTCGGTGATCGCCGCGGCGGCGTCGGCGGCGTCGGTCTGCGTGGAACCGATGCGGGCGACGATCTGCTCGGTGGCGCGGGCGGTCTGCCCGGCCAGTTCCTTGACCTCCCCGGCCACGACGGCGAACCCCTTGCCGGCGTCCCCGGCGCGGGCGGCCTCGATGGTCGCGTTGAGCGCCAGGAGGTTCGTCTGCTCGGCGATGGAGGTGATGAGCTTGACGACGTCGCCGATCTCGCGGCTGGAGGTGGCGAGGCGGTCGAGGGTCTCCCCGGCGTTGGTCGCCGCGCTCACGGCGCTGGCGGCCGTGGAACTCGCGTCGGCCGTGGAGGTCGCGATCTCGCGGATGGCCGAGGTCATCTCCTCGCCGGCCGCGGCGACGGTGCCGATGTTCGCGCTGATCTGCTCGGTGGCCGCGGAGACGACCTGGGCCTGGGTGGAGGACTCCTCGGCGGAGGCCGACAGCTGGGTCGCGACGGTGGTCAGTTCCCCGGAGGCGCCGGCCAGGGTGGTGGCCGAGGCGGAGATGCGGCGCAGGGTGGTGGCCAAGCGGTCGACGGTGGCGTCCAGGGCGGTGGCCAGGCGGCCGACCTCGTCGGTGGCGTCGTAGCCGACCTTCTGGTCCAGGCGGCCCTCGGCCAGGCCTTCGACGACGGTGAGCGTGCGGGCCAGCGGACGGGCGATGGAACGGGCGACGAGGACGGCGACGACGACGGCGACGGCGACGGCGACGGCGCCGATGAGCAGGAGCAGGGTCACGGCGCTGTGGTAGTCGGACTTCCCCTCCACAGCCATGTCCTGGGCGGCCTTCTTCTCGATCGCGCTGACGGCGTCGAGCTGGGCGAAGGCGTCCTTGGTGATGGGGGTCGTGACCTCGCTGCGGTAGGCGATGAACTGCGCGGTCTGCCCGGCCTTGGCGAAGGT contains:
- a CDS encoding SpoIIE family protein phosphatase → MGSRSPEDPEAAAAAQFDSLLEGAPLGIGVFDLDLRHVRVNTVLAEMNGRPVAELVGRTPSEVNGETGARAEELYRRVIAEGVPMRDVRLSGEVSARPGRPRHWSLSFHPVHRPGSDTEVTGLCVIVDDVTAEEELARSLEETRARVEQITESMAAGYLVLDTSDERWPITYTNTQAEVALGLTRRELLGASLWELFPATVGTAFEAGYRRALDGGGPFVFDAYYPPPLDAWYEVRAVPEGTSLALYFLDVSDRVEAQRAAETAAERAQLLARVSEELSAHRDPDHALRLVPGLLVPTVADWCVVTVLEESERADSAVGALARAVRGGDLQAADAEAVDLVLEHLDDLAARHADPVRDELVQTYSRHRLQAYRGHARAAADGHEPVAPPFLVRALVSGAAQVVESGTTGSVQATMLPGPAAEALERLRPRTAVAVAVRARGRVLGVLSLCWDGSCSTAPASVHPRTAASPVDELGADPRVTGTARRPAGPGADVLTFVQTVADRVGAAIDEARLVRAQVQIAETLQRALLTEPPQPDHAHVVTRYLPAAEAAQVGGDWYDAFLQEDGASVLVIGDVLGHDRTSTAAMGQVRTLVRAAAVMAGHGTGRGPAEVLTATDAALRTLRVGTIATSVVARLEQDEDLTRRGLTRLRWSTAGHPPPVLVSRSGVPRLLDGPGQRDLLLGVDPDLRRHESTVDVERGSTLLLYTDGLVERRGESLQVGLDRLLEAVGAAVAREPRDEDGYPLDVDATCDAVLRDLLPEHPGDDVALVAIRLHRQDRPRPASAGPRRLPPDVPGEPDVLPAAGTAT
- a CDS encoding diguanylate cyclase domain-containing protein, whose translation is MGGPVGDPEVTAVARVAAELTGMAVACVTVLDGDDLLRVASTGDGPLRPTWERLALVDTPCELTVTSARSVHVANAAADPVLRRSPLVDGRLAAVRGYASVPLTAADGRVLGTLCTMDEAPRTLTAARLGALEDLGAVVVALLARRRDALRSARQGELTRAVLASVEVAIVVADPAGHLVMFNDTARRWFGDADPALGPDAHAERYGLYGPDGRTLLTGAQTPLLRVLAEGSVDAVDLLVRTASGDERRVRCTGRRMLADSGELLGAVVALQDVTADREHQDSLQAAHEELARYAGQMRALARASRTVATADDPRTAVCEAVRDLTAADAVYLLQTRTGPDGERLVATASVGIEDDSFLVLDPATERALPLTVLAGGQQLFVADVPSHPDANRRLLTGTRTQSGVWQPVLGADGRPVGVLGVVWQRRVEALPGPLASMVQTLAGEAAHTLARTALLEQLVVAVERDPLTGVGNRRHFDRVVAHEVAVAERTGAPLTFALVDLDHFKRYNDAYGHLIGDDLLRDFARVAGEQLRPGDSISRWGGEEFALVLPGCTAAAAAEVADRIRAAVPHAQTATVGVAQWTPGASAAAVLGHCDEALYRGKGLGRDRTVVRGQVRDQVRDQVPAARTGA
- a CDS encoding putative bifunctional diguanylate cyclase/phosphodiesterase, with the protein product MRAWTTPALATPRVMALTAGAFYAAGGTAALAVVLSATFPAPGRRSALLALAVTALVCGAGLLRWGRRLRRSAFHVVVGAGTLLITGAVPLAPTTASAVALAAVYAFVAIDVVFFFATRPAAAHLTALLLAATVALRGREGVTPGVAVALAVVCLVVTAAVGLLVRRASDAHRDALTGLRNRRGFDAALDAVLPVTRDGDLGLALLDVDHFKAVNDRQGHAAGDALLEDFADVLRRELPAHAVVARFGGDEFAVLLPGRTGTAALELLDSVRAHTAVGWSAGVAGRVSGESGTDLLRRADAALYAAKLAGRGRCRLDDGDSLELAADLERALAAGDVEAWLQPVVEPATGRVVGAEALARWTHPSRGPVRPDEFVAVAETTGLVVPLGAAVLAAACRGAHLLAAAHGPDLLLTVNVSGREIVADGWVERTVATVREEGWPLDQFVVEVTESVVDASSPAALDALRRLRATGAAVAIDDFGTGWSSFSRLDTLPADYLKLDHAFTAAITTSQRRTALLQALLSLSSSLGLLVVAEGVETPEQADLLAELGCPLAQGYLFARPAPAADLAAAAQAGAAACRTERV